A window of Staphylococcus lloydii genomic DNA:
ATAATTGTTACTACGCTACCAGTTACTACCGGTGGGAAGAACCTTACTATATAAGAGAAAAACGGTGCAATAATGATTACTAAAACACCTGATAGTAATAACGAACCATAGAGCACGCTAATACCTTTGGTTTGGCCAATTAATATCATCGGTGCTACCGCTGTAAAGGTACAACCTAATACTATAGGTAATCCTGTCCCAGTACCTTTCCATACTTGTAAAAATGTAGCGACACCACACATGAAAATATCAACGGTTACTAAAAATGCAATTTGTTCGGATGAAAAATGCAAACTTGTACCAACAATGATTGGAACAAGTATTGCGCCTGCATACATAGCAAGTAAATGTTGAACACTTAAAATAAAGGTCTTCATACTTCCTCACTTACTGTTTCATCGACGAATGTGACATTATTCCCTTTTAGAGAGGCAACCTTGCATAGAGAAGATACATTTAATCCTGCCCCCTCTAAGCGTTGTCTACCTTGTTGGAAACTCTTTTCGACGACGATTCCAATTCCAACTGTCGTCGCCTGAGCTTGTTGCACAATTTCGTTAAGTCCTAATGAAGCATCACCATTTGCTAAAAAGTCATCAATAATTAGCACACGATCGTCTTCGGAAAGAAATTCATCTGACACTATGACAGTACTCGTTTTGTTTTTAGTAAAAGAGTGTATATCTGCGTGATAAACACCTTTTGTTAATGTACTTGGCTTTGCCTTTTTAGCAAACAGACAAGGTACATTAAAATGTAGTGCTGCCATAATCGCTGGAGCTATGCCCGATGCTTCAATAGTTAACACTTTAGTAATCCCTTCATCTTTAAACTGTTCATGAAAAGTATTACCAATTTGATGCATAAGTTGCGCATCAATTTGATGATTTAAAAAGCCATCTACTTTTAAAATCTTTTCATCAATGACCACGCCATCCTCTTTAACTCTTTGTTTCAACAAATCCACTCGAAAAAACCTCCTCGTAATGTGTACAAAAAAGACCCCAAACTAATGAAGTTTCAGGATCTATGAGTGAACATGCAATACAAAAACGCGACCAATGACCAAAATAATCAGCTGTATGCTCCTAAATATTAATTACCTTTCCCGCTAGTAAACCAATAATTAGGATGGTACGAACCAAATCACTGTCATTTGGTTATACATGATTAAGATATAGTTATTGTATGTATTGTCTTGTTACTCATAGTCATGTCGTTTGCGGCAACACGGTAGAAACTTCTAAAGCCATATTCTTTAGATTATATGAGCTAGTTAAATTATTATACGATAATACCAAATTTTCATATTCCTTTCAATATACACTTTATACAAAGTGTATGCTCATTAACTATTTAATCTACAGTTGTAAGCGGTTAATTATAGAGTATAATAACATTTGTAAGTAATCGATATTCGTTTTATAATTTAATTAAATCGTTTCACATCAAGAGTAACAGGGTAAAGAATGAGTAATCGAAAGAAGTTAATTGGAGGGTACAACCATGGCTGAATTTAAAGTTGTAGACGGTAAAGATGAATTATATGAAGCAATTAAACAAAAAAGAGCTGAAGGTTATAATGATTACGAATTATCTGTAATTAGTAAGAAAAAACTGCATTTAGATGATTTACATGATTCTGAAATCAATTTAACAGCAACTACAGGTGGCATAAGTGATATGGCAGCTAAATTGCTTACTGGTGAAGATACTGAAGCAGCTGTATTTGCACATTACAATATGCCTGAAGACAAAGTGGAACATTATAAAAATGAACTCCAAGAAGGAAAATATATATTAGTCATATCTAAAGATGAATCTTCACATAACGAAGTAGAAAACTACAACGCTGCATATGCTACTGAAGGCAAAAATGATAATGATAGCAAAATTGTTGGTAATCATTATTCTGAAGAAACAGAAGGACCAAAATCTTAATGCTAAATAATTTTTAGAGTATTAGTGTAACGGCTAATACTCTTTTTTTATTTATAAAGCTTGCTAGCACAATTGATAATTACACCGAATTAACCTGTATGCTACAATAAGCACAAATAATCTACAGTACGGAGGTTGAAGATGGAATTTAAAATAGTTAAAACCGTGCAAGATCCTTTATTCGATGAAGCCTTAAATTTATACGACGGTAAGTTAGACGTTTCTATTAAAGAAGGAGAAAAGATTTTCCGTCAGTCATTAGAAAATAAATATACTCAACATGATTATATTTTCCTTGTTGGTATTGATAACAACTCAGTCGTAAGTATTGCTACAGCGCATTACGAAGCCACTACAAATTCAGCTTTTTTAATTTATTTGTTAGCTGAAAATAACGGAAATAGAGACACCACGATTAGACTAACGCTTGAAGAGATGGAAAAAGAACTAAATAAATTATCTAACCAATTGCACGCTCATGACATTAATTTCATCATGCTCGAAGTAGATCAAGAAATCGATGAAGATGAATCAATAGACGATGAAAAAACAATTGTACTTAATAAAAGACGTCGCTTATTAATGGAGTATGGATTTGAACAACAACACGATATTGATTACATAGCACCTAGACAACCAATCAAAAATAACTTTGAAGAGCAGCCAATGGACTTATTTATTAAATCAAATATTGAATTAACGAAAGACATCTATGGTACAAGTATCAAATCAAATTATATATTAAAGTATGTATTTGCTAATAAAATCTCACGCCATATTATTTATCCTATGTTAGAACAAATGGATCTACGTAAGCAGGTTTAAAGTATACCAACACTTGAAATCATTATTAAAACGGGGTAAAATGACATAGAAGTTAGACTGACGTTTCACTGACCGAAGACAAACGTCCCTATACATAAATTTATTTTTAGAAAGGATTTATTTCTATGTTAACGAAAGAATTCGCCCAACGTGTGGAACTTAGCGAAAAGCAAGTTCGTAAAATAGTTCAGCATTTAGAAGAACGTGGATACCAACTCAGCAAGACAGAATATCGAGGTAGAGAAGCTACAGATTTTAAAGAAGAAGATATCGAGTTATTCCAAGACATCGCCGAAAAAGTTAAACAAACAAATAGTTACGATTTAGCTTTCGATGAATTAGAACAAGAAAAAGATTTCTTACAAGTGCTAGTCAAAGACGATAGTAGTAACCTACCTACGAACCAAAATGTTAGCCAAGTCGTAGAAGAATTACGTAGCGAGATTCAACAAATTCGCGAAGAACGTCATATGCTAGGCCAAATGATTAGCCAAGTGCATAATCAGCAAAACGAATTGCGCGAGTTACAAAATCAAATTACTGCTAAACTCGACACTAACACTGAAGCCTTAAAAACAATTCAATCTTCTACTGATGAAATCAAAACGACACAAGCAGAAATTCACAAAACGCAATCTGAGCAAGCTGCTCTAATTCAAACAAATGTCGCTAATGATACCGAAAGTTCTAAACCACAATCTAATCAAAGTTCAGAACAAGTTCAAGCCACTGAAGACAGTAGTGCAACAACTGACGAAGCTAAACAAGCAGAACCACAAAACAGCAACACTACTGTAGAGAATAATAAACAGAACGAAACAAAAGCTACTGAAGAAGAAATCACACAAGTCGATTCACAATCAGCAGAGGCACAGTCTTCAACTGATGAAGAGACTTCTGTATCAGATGTACAAGAAGATACAACTGACAGCAGTAAAACAAGCGAAGAAGAAATTACACAAATTCCTTCAGCTGAATCTACTGCCCAAACAAACAACAATAACGAAAATAGCCATTCAGCTGAATCATCTTCTGATGAAACAAATGACAATGGATATTCAACAACATCACAATCATCACCATTAACTAAAGAAACACCGTCTTCAGAGAAAAAAGGATTCTTCGCACGTTTATTTAACTTATAAGTTTTTAATTAACAGCCACAACACGATTAACTGTTGTGGCTGTTTTAATTTTGCTTTACTCAAAGTCAACTTCTTATCTATATTTTCCTTATTATGGATCTTTTTACATACCAAACAATTATAATTGTCAGAATATATAATCTTTTAATATTATATATATTTATTAAGCAACCCTCTTGAATATATTTATAAATGCTACTATCCTTATTAAGTAACTCGGCTTATTAAAAAATATTATATGAAAGTGTAGGTCCTGACAATGTTACTTACTATTTTAAACATTATTATTTTTGTGGCCTTCATCATCGGATTAAGTATTATGGCTAAAAAACACGTATCATTCCCTAAACGTGTTTTTTCTGCGTTAGGCGTGGGTATCGTCTTCGGTATTGCGCTACACTTAATTTATGGTGTGGATAGCAAAATAACAAAACAAACTACGGATTGGCTAAGTATTGCTGGAGATGGATATATTTCCCTCTTACAAATGATTGTTATTCCGTTAATTTTTATCTCTATCGTTTCTGCGTTTACTAAAATACAAATTGGTGATAAGTTCGCCAAAGTTGGTATGTGGATATTCATCTTCTTAATAGGAACTGTTGGTATCGCTGCTATTATCGGTATCTTAACTGCTATCGTTTTCCATTTAGATGCTTCATCTATCGATTTAGGTGGCACGGTAGGTTCTAGAGGTAGCGAAATAGCTAGCCAAGCGAAAGATATGAGTGCTAAAACACTGCCACAACAAATCATTGAGTTGTTACCAAGTAACCCATTCTTAGATTTCACGGGTCAACGTGCAACATCAACAATTGCCGTTGTAATTTTCGCAGCATTTATCGGTTTCGCCTTTTTACGCGTATTACGTAAACAACCTGAACAAGGCAACTTACTTAAACGTGGTATCGATGCAGTATACGCATTAGTAATGGCTATCGTTACTTTCGTTTTACGTTTAACACCATATGGTATTTTAGCTATCATGGCTAAAACAATTGCTACAAGCGATTTTGCAGCAATTTGGACGCTAGGTAAATTCGTTATCGCATCTTATGTAGCGTTAATCTTAATGTATATCATTCACATGATTATTCTTATGATTTTGGGATTAAACCCTTTAACATATATTAAGAAAACTGGTGAAGTATTGCTTTTCGCATTCACATCACGTTCAAGTGCAGGTTCATTACCTTTAAACGTTCAAACTCAAAAAACGCGTTTAGGTGTACCTGACGGGATTGCGAACTTCTCAGCTTCATTTGGACTTTCAATAGGTCAAAATGGTTGTGCCGGTATTTATCCTGCAATGTTAGCTATCATGGTAGCACCAGTAGCTCACGTTGAAATAAACTTACAGTTTATCTTATCAGTTATTGGTATCGTTATTATTAGTTCATTTGGTGTTGCCGGTGTTGGTGGTGGTGCAACATTCGCATCTATTTTAGTACTATCAACATTAAACTTACCTGTTGCACTAGCAGGTGTCTTAATTTCTGTAGAACCTCTTATTGATATGGGACGTACAGCATTAAACGTTAATGACTCAATGTTAGCAGGTGTAGGTACAGCAAAATTAACTAACGACTTAGATAAAGATGTTTATCACGAAGAGTCTTACGGTGAATTAACGGCCAATAGTTAAGTTAATATATAAGAGAAAAGCTCAATAGCAATCGCTATTGAGCTTTTTTAATGGTTATGTGGTTTAAATGGACCCCATGTGATTTTTTGTTCACTATCAACGGCTAGATTCTTAATTTCACGTGAGACATCATCAAACCATTTTAAGAATGCTGCTTCTTTATCTAATTGCGCTTCCATTGATGCCTGTGAAATATCATGTAAGTACCATGTTTTACTTTCAAATTCGAACTGAATTTGAGAGTAGGCAATACGCGTCACGTCTGCACGGTCATACAGGTTATTCACTTGCTTTACTACGTTTACAGCTTGTGGCAACAAACTTTGATAAATCACCTTTTTTTGTTGCGGATTGTCTAAATCATTCCACATTCTAATTTGACCATTCATTTGGAAAAATATATCCATGGTGGGCGATTTCTCATCAAACGATATAAGTATAAAGATACGTTCAGCCATATGATCTACACAATTCGTTGCACTGACAATAACTTTACTAGCAATTTTCGCCCAGTAGTCTTGTGCTTGCGAAGGAGTAAGTACATCTTCATTGCCCTGTACTTGTTGGTTAGCATTATTTTCTTCAGGTGTACAATCACGATTGTCATCATTATTTTTAAATAATTTATCAAACATGCTCAATGCAACCAACTCCTTCCTTATAATTAACTTTTAATCGCGTAAATCACAGAAAAATACTTAACACGAAACTTTAATGTTTTAAGAAACCTGATTTCTTCAATTCATCTAACATGTCTAATCTTTGCTTACTTCCTAATGCGCGAGCAATTTGATTAGACCACGTTTCATTGCGTTCACCATTTGTACGTTTATGATAATAATCACTTACAGTTTTATCATAATCTTCTAATGCTTTACGTTGTTCTTGTTCATTACTATTGTATAGATTTTCGTGGAAAATATGTTCAAACGGCAACCGCGGTTTTGGTGCCCCATCTTCATCGTCAGCAGGTTCACCAACAGCCATTCCAAATAGTGGGAAAGCATGTTCAGGTAAATTAAGTATTTCTTTCACGCGGTGAACATCATTACGTAAGGAACCTAAATAAACCATGCCATAACCCATGTCCTCTGCTGCCACTGCCATATTTTGAGCTACTAATGCTACATCAATCGAGCCTACTAAAAGCCCTTCAGTAGAACTTATTGAGACATCCATGTCGCTTTTCTTATCTTCATCTATTAATGAATGTCTATAATAATCCATTACAAATACAAATAAGTAACCATTATCTACAACATATGGTTGTCCCGAAACTTCTTTCAAATCTTTTTTCACTCGTGGATCATTGACACCTATAATGGAATAAGTTTGTAAATAACTAGAAGTAGAAGCACTTTGACCTGCTTCAACTAACTTTTTAACTTCATCATTAGAAAGTGGTTTGTCTTTAAACTTTCTAACTGAATGGTGTTTTTTCATTAAGTCGTAAACATAATTCGTCACGTTAAAACCTCTTTTCTATGTGCTTGTTTAATAAATAATAACAAATATAAGAACAATATACTTACTTATTGCTTACCCTATTTTAAGTGATTTTAAAGCTATCTCACTAAATTAATTTATAATTTAAAGCGACAAAGAATTTAATGAAAATTCATAACTATTATCACGATGTATTACAAATTTTATGTAAGCGATAACACCCAACACACAATTGCCTTTGATCAATATCATCAATTAAAATAACCCTAACAATTTTAAAATAAATGAGTTAGTTGAGAATAAAAATATCTAATTGATATTAAGGAAATGTAAAATTATCTTAATAATGAACTATAGAAATTAACAAACTATACTTTCTATATGTCGTCCCAAAACCTTTTAAAATCTACATTCCTTATCATTACAAGCACGAAACATCTATGTTGACGAAATAAAAATTAAATGTAATAATAGGTTTCAAAGATTAGAATTATTATAAATAAACAATCAGAACAATCTGTTCTGTAATTCTAATCTCAAGATAGTCAACATACAATTTAGGAGGATGTTTTTTTATGTCTTTAATTAATAAAGAAATTTTACCATTCACAGCAAATGCTTATGACCCAAAGAAAGATGAATTCTTTGAAATCTCAGACGAAAACTTAAAAGGTTCATGGAGTGTCGTTTGCTTCTACCCAGCAGACTTTTCATTCGTATGTCCTACTGAGTTAGAAGACTTACAAGGTCAATATGATAAATTACAAGAATTAGGCGTTAATGTATATTCAGTATCTACTGATACTCATTTCGTACACAAAGCTTGGCACGATCATTCAGAAGCTATCAACAAGATCCAATATCAAATGATTGGTGACCCTTCTCAAACTATCACTCGTAACTTTGATGTTTTAGACGAAGAAGTAGGTCTTGCTCAACGCGGTACTTTCATCGTTGATCCTGATGGTGTTG
This region includes:
- a CDS encoding L-cystine transporter; translated protein: MLLTILNIIIFVAFIIGLSIMAKKHVSFPKRVFSALGVGIVFGIALHLIYGVDSKITKQTTDWLSIAGDGYISLLQMIVIPLIFISIVSAFTKIQIGDKFAKVGMWIFIFLIGTVGIAAIIGILTAIVFHLDASSIDLGGTVGSRGSEIASQAKDMSAKTLPQQIIELLPSNPFLDFTGQRATSTIAVVIFAAFIGFAFLRVLRKQPEQGNLLKRGIDAVYALVMAIVTFVLRLTPYGILAIMAKTIATSDFAAIWTLGKFVIASYVALILMYIIHMIILMILGLNPLTYIKKTGEVLLFAFTSRSSAGSLPLNVQTQKTRLGVPDGIANFSASFGLSIGQNGCAGIYPAMLAIMVAPVAHVEINLQFILSVIGIVIISSFGVAGVGGGATFASILVLSTLNLPVALAGVLISVEPLIDMGRTALNVNDSMLAGVGTAKLTNDLDKDVYHEESYGELTANS
- a CDS encoding general stress protein; translated protein: MAEFKVVDGKDELYEAIKQKRAEGYNDYELSVISKKKLHLDDLHDSEINLTATTGGISDMAAKLLTGEDTEAAVFAHYNMPEDKVEHYKNELQEGKYILVISKDESSHNEVENYNAAYATEGKNDNDSKIVGNHYSEETEGPKS
- the xpt gene encoding xanthine phosphoribosyltransferase is translated as MDLLKQRVKEDGVVIDEKILKVDGFLNHQIDAQLMHQIGNTFHEQFKDEGITKVLTIEASGIAPAIMAALHFNVPCLFAKKAKPSTLTKGVYHADIHSFTKNKTSTVIVSDEFLSEDDRVLIIDDFLANGDASLGLNEIVQQAQATTVGIGIVVEKSFQQGRQRLEGAGLNVSSLCKVASLKGNNVTFVDETVSEEV
- the nfsA gene encoding oxygen-insensitive NADPH nitroreductase, which translates into the protein MTNYVYDLMKKHHSVRKFKDKPLSNDEVKKLVEAGQSASTSSYLQTYSIIGVNDPRVKKDLKEVSGQPYVVDNGYLFVFVMDYYRHSLIDEDKKSDMDVSISSTEGLLVGSIDVALVAQNMAVAAEDMGYGMVYLGSLRNDVHRVKEILNLPEHAFPLFGMAVGEPADDEDGAPKPRLPFEHIFHENLYNSNEQEQRKALEDYDKTVSDYYHKRTNGERNETWSNQIARALGSKQRLDMLDELKKSGFLKH
- the ahpC gene encoding alkyl hydroperoxide reductase subunit C gives rise to the protein MSLINKEILPFTANAYDPKKDEFFEISDENLKGSWSVVCFYPADFSFVCPTELEDLQGQYDKLQELGVNVYSVSTDTHFVHKAWHDHSEAINKIQYQMIGDPSQTITRNFDVLDEEVGLAQRGTFIVDPDGVVQAAEVNADGIGRDASTLVHKIKAAQYVRQHPGEVCPAKWEEGSETLQPGLDLVGKI